The nucleotide window AGATGCACACACAGACACAGCACATCGAGCAGAGAAAAACAGGacatgaaaaaagaaaaatagaaccAGAGTCAGACTCGAGCCGACTGAACTAAACTCCTGTTGTCTTTCCATCGCAGAATATCAGAATCGCCTCAAGCCTTCTGTACTTTCTTGCTCAAGATGACGTCAGTGAGCACCGTCTTCGACTGCAACGACAGGCGCAGGATCTCCAAGCCCTGCAAAACATCGATCCGTCGTAGCGGATGTTTTTTCTTAGATCAGGATATGTATATATGTAGCTGATCGTCAATGGATAAAGCACATGAATGTTTCACTGATGTATGGAAGAAGTTCAATGATGGCAGCCCTCCTTTACAGGAGTATTTGAGCTGAGTATATTATGAATATATCTGAATTACCTCCTCGTAGCCAATTTGCACGGTTTTCTCCATGAGCATGCTGATGTTGGGGATGCCAAAGGTGTTGAGGAGGGTGATGCCGGAGATGGTGGACATGGGGGCAACCTTGAGGTCGTCCATCACAGTGTACGTCACGAGGCTCCGCACTAGCCCGTTCTTATTGTTGCCACTGCCGAGACCCCGCCGCCGAGAGAAAACTCATCTCCTTGTTCATATAGCCAGAACACGACGGGCGTGTCCAATTGCACGTGTCCGTCAAGTACTCACCCTCACACGAAAAGAAGAGCTGACGACGACACCAAAACCAAACGGTGAGGGTGAGCGGTTATTACTGTGGTACCTGAAGAACTTCTTTGGGAGGGACTGATCGACCGGCGGCGTTGGCGGCGCCGGCAAGCTGAACAGAGAGCCTTTCATGCCGACCGCCGGCGAGGCCACGGTGGGGCAGAGGAGCGCGTCCTTGGCCGCGCCCGCCTCCACGTAGGTGTCGTCGAGGGCCTCAACGCTGGCGTAGACGTTGCCCATGCAGCCGACCATGGATTCCTTCCCAAGCAGCTTGACAGCCGTGCCGACGGGCAGggcgaggaaggagaagaggaagtCCACGACGTCCTTGCCAGCCTCCGCGTACAGCACGCGCTCGGCCTTGG belongs to Miscanthus floridulus cultivar M001 unplaced genomic scaffold, ASM1932011v1 fs_147_1_2, whole genome shotgun sequence and includes:
- the LOC136530494 gene encoding uncharacterized protein is translated as MKLLVDTKAERVLYAEAGKDVVDFLFSFLALPVGTAVNGNNKNGLVRSLVTYTVMDDLKVAPMSTISGITLLNTFGIPNISMLMEKTVQIGYEEGLEILRLSLQSKTVLTDVILSKKVQKA